One Campylobacter pinnipediorum subsp. caledonicus genomic window carries:
- a CDS encoding tetratricopeptide repeat protein: MLNTITKALIYESQGLKDDALEVYKNILKADPNNKEAISAVRRLSGIRRSIKIKNEQMKDFFVDMSTPEEINEFKRWLIKL; the protein is encoded by the coding sequence ATGTTAAATACAATTACAAAAGCATTAATATATGAATCACAAGGTCTTAAAGATGATGCTTTAGAAGTATATAAAAATATACTAAAAGCAGATCCAAATAATAAAGAAGCAATAAGTGCAGTAAGAAGACTTAGCGGTATAAGAAGAAGTATAAAGATAAAAAATGAACAAATGAAAGATTTTTTTGTTGATATGAGTACCCCTGAGGAAATAAATGAATTTAAAAGGTGGCTTATAAAATTATGA
- the leuB gene encoding 3-isopropylmalate dehydrogenase, with the protein MKKYKICVIKGDGIGPEIVDEAIKVLDVASVKFGFELEYDHKLMGGCAYEVFGEPLPDETINSALSADAVLFGAIGGEKWDNLPKDKHPESGLLKLRKSLETFANLRPAIIFDELIEKSTLKADVIKGVDILVVRELTGGIYFGQPREKKEDSAFNTMVYSKAEIQRISKVAFEAAVKRNKKVCMVDKANILETSKLWREVVSEVSKDYPEIELSFMYIDDATMQLIKNPKQFDVILTENLFGDILSNEASMMCGSMGLLPSASIGSKVGIYEPMHGSVPDIAGQGIANPIATILSASMMLRYALNEKEASLAIDEAVKKALSQGYRTKDISAFDAKEICTTDEIGSIVAGLI; encoded by the coding sequence ATGAAAAAATATAAAATTTGTGTTATAAAAGGTGATGGCATAGGGCCTGAGATAGTTGATGAGGCTATAAAGGTTTTAGATGTTGCTTCTGTAAAATTTGGATTTGAATTAGAATATGATCACAAACTTATGGGCGGATGTGCTTATGAAGTTTTTGGAGAGCCATTACCAGATGAAACTATAAATAGCGCATTAAGTGCCGATGCTGTTTTGTTTGGCGCTATTGGTGGTGAAAAATGGGACAATCTTCCTAAAGATAAACATCCTGAAAGCGGACTTCTAAAACTCAGAAAAAGTCTTGAAACTTTTGCAAATTTAAGACCTGCTATTATCTTTGATGAGCTTATAGAAAAAAGCACCCTAAAAGCTGATGTTATAAAAGGTGTTGATATCTTAGTTGTTCGTGAATTGACTGGTGGTATATATTTTGGACAACCGAGAGAGAAAAAAGAAGATAGCGCATTTAATACAATGGTATATTCCAAAGCAGAAATACAAAGAATTTCAAAAGTTGCATTTGAAGCTGCTGTAAAAAGAAATAAAAAAGTTTGCATGGTAGATAAGGCAAATATCCTTGAAACATCAAAACTTTGGAGAGAGGTTGTGTCTGAAGTTTCAAAAGACTATCCGGAGATAGAACTTAGTTTTATGTATATAGATGATGCAACTATGCAACTTATTAAAAATCCAAAGCAGTTTGATGTAATTTTAACAGAAAATCTTTTTGGAGATATTTTAAGCAATGAGGCAAGTATGATGTGTGGATCTATGGGGCTTTTACCTAGTGCCAGTATAGGGAGCAAGGTTGGAATTTATGAACCTATGCATGGGTCTGTACCTGATATAGCTGGTCAAGGTATAGCAAACCCAATAGCTACTATTTTAAGCGCTTCAATGATGTTAAGATATGCTTTAAATGAAAAAGAAGCCTCTTTGGCTATAGATGAAGCTGTAAAAAAGGCTTTATCACAAGGATATAGAACAAAAGATATTTCGGCTTTTGATGCGAAAGAAATTTGCACAACAGATGAAATAGGAAGTATTGTAGCAGGACTTATTTGA
- the gmhA gene encoding D-sedoheptulose 7-phosphate isomerase, whose amino-acid sequence MQDMIKNELQSHIDVAKRMQNLTDDIEKISKTITQALSNGNKILICGNGGSAADAQHFAAELIGRYKTERKALPAIAITTDTSALTAIGNDYGYDIVFSRQVEGLANKDDVLIGISTSGNSTNVINAFLKAKEIGAKTIGLSGKDGGKMNNICDINFIAPSSDTPRIQEMHIFVIHTICQAVDNFFKQN is encoded by the coding sequence ATGCAAGATATGATAAAAAATGAGTTGCAATCACATATAGATGTTGCAAAAAGAATGCAAAATTTGACAGATGATATAGAAAAAATATCAAAAACAATAACACAAGCGTTAAGCAATGGAAATAAAATTTTAATATGTGGAAATGGTGGTAGTGCAGCTGATGCGCAACACTTTGCAGCTGAACTAATCGGAAGATATAAAACAGAAAGAAAGGCACTACCAGCTATTGCTATCACGACAGATACCTCTGCTTTAACAGCGATAGGAAACGACTATGGATATGATATCGTTTTTTCTCGTCAAGTTGAAGGGCTAGCAAACAAAGATGACGTTTTGATTGGAATTTCAACAAGTGGAAATAGCACTAATGTAATCAATGCTTTTTTAAAAGCCAAAGAGATTGGCGCTAAAACAATAGGCTTAAGTGGTAAAGATGGTGGTAAAATGAATAATATATGTGATATAAATTTCATAGCTCCTTCATCAGATACTCCAAGAATTCAAGAGATGCATATTTTTGTGATACATACAATATGTCAAGCTGTTGATAATTTTTTTAAACAAAATTGA
- the rfaE1 gene encoding D-glycero-beta-D-manno-heptose-7-phosphate kinase encodes MHKDVKILVVGDLMLDHYIWGQCDRISPEAPVQVVKTTNETYKLGGAGNVVENLISLGAKVNVASVIGEDSTGEKIIEILRQVGADTSLIIKEKGRESSIKSRVMASHQQVVRIDKESIGDINMQDDFVSMVTKNLGNFDLVLLSDYAKGVLTDNVCQSIIKECNKHNKYVLIDPKGDDYTKYKNATLLTPNKKEASQATNINIKDKDSLIKAIKKLKDEISLRYSIITLSEEGIALFNEDLEIFEAESKEVFDVTGAGDTVLATLGFMLASNYDIKDAIKTANLAAAVVVGKIGSATATFSEMEELLRSRANADFEHKIKSIDEALVILSKKGNKKLVFTNGCFDILHVGHTKYLSKARDFGDILVVGLNSDDSVKRLKGQTRPINNQDDRASMLSSLGFVDYVIIFDEDTPYELIKKLKPDILVKGADYKDKDVVGSDIVKDVRLVEFVPNKSTTNIINRIKK; translated from the coding sequence ATGCATAAAGATGTTAAAATTTTAGTAGTTGGTGATTTGATGCTTGATCATTATATATGGGGTCAGTGTGATAGAATTTCTCCAGAAGCACCGGTTCAAGTTGTAAAAACAACAAACGAAACATATAAGCTTGGTGGTGCTGGAAATGTTGTAGAAAATCTAATATCTCTTGGAGCAAAAGTAAATGTAGCAAGTGTTATTGGAGAAGACAGTACAGGAGAAAAAATAATAGAAATTTTAAGACAAGTTGGTGCCGATACAAGCCTTATTATAAAAGAAAAAGGTCGTGAAAGCTCTATAAAAAGTAGAGTTATGGCATCTCATCAACAAGTTGTTAGAATAGATAAAGAGAGTATCGGCGATATAAATATGCAAGATGATTTTGTCTCTATGGTAACAAAAAATCTTGGCAATTTTGATCTTGTATTGCTTAGTGATTATGCAAAAGGTGTTTTAACAGATAATGTATGTCAAAGTATAATAAAAGAGTGCAATAAGCATAATAAATATGTATTAATTGATCCAAAAGGAGATGACTATACAAAATACAAAAATGCAACACTTCTAACGCCAAACAAAAAAGAGGCTTCTCAAGCAACAAATATAAATATAAAAGACAAAGATAGCCTAATAAAAGCTATAAAAAAACTTAAAGATGAAATTTCACTAAGATATTCAATCATAACACTATCAGAAGAAGGCATAGCACTTTTTAATGAAGACTTAGAAATATTTGAAGCCGAGAGTAAAGAGGTGTTTGATGTTACCGGTGCTGGCGATACAGTACTTGCCACACTTGGATTTATGCTTGCAAGCAATTACGATATAAAAGATGCTATAAAAACAGCAAACTTGGCAGCTGCTGTTGTAGTAGGAAAGATAGGAAGCGCGACAGCTACTTTTAGTGAGATGGAAGAGCTTTTAAGAAGTAGAGCTAATGCTGATTTTGAGCATAAGATAAAAAGCATTGATGAAGCACTTGTAATTTTGTCAAAAAAAGGCAATAAGAAACTTGTTTTTACAAATGGTTGCTTTGATATTTTACATGTTGGGCATACAAAATACCTATCAAAAGCTAGAGATTTTGGAGATATTTTAGTAGTTGGCCTAAACTCCGATGATTCAGTAAAAAGACTAAAAGGGCAAACTCGCCCTATAAACAATCAAGATGATAGAGCCAGCATGCTAAGCTCGCTTGGTTTTGTTGATTATGTTATTATCTTTGATGAAGACACACCTTATGAACTTATAAAAAAACTAAAACCAGACATACTTGTAAAAGGTGCTGATTATAAAGATAAAGATGTAGTTGGTAGCGATATAGTCAAAGATGTAAGATTGGTTGAGTTTGTGCCAAATAAAAGCACAACAAATATAATAAATAGGATAAAAAAATAA